The proteins below are encoded in one region of Methanosarcina barkeri 3:
- a CDS encoding endonuclease III domain-containing protein — translation MKKSMQNLSIQETGMKPVIRKIYDCLLTSYGPQGWWPLTELREAGGTNPTKTGSIQGYHPDDYTYPQTRSQQFEIICGALLTQNTSWIQVEKALLNLKDLLSLQQIYSFSPEAVLSLDQEILKEAIRPAGYYNQKAVRLKNLACWFSELGARIPARTELLSLKGVGPETADSILLYAFKQTSFVVDAYTKRIVINLGLADEKASYNEIKALFEENLPEDLIVYQEYHALLVEHAKRYYQKKSTQINDVMLENIL, via the coding sequence ATGAAAAAGAGTATGCAAAATCTCAGTATCCAAGAAACAGGTATGAAGCCTGTTATCAGGAAGATCTACGATTGTCTTCTTACTTCTTACGGCCCTCAGGGCTGGTGGCCTTTAACCGAGCTTCGTGAAGCCGGGGGGACAAATCCCACAAAAACCGGCTCTATCCAGGGATATCATCCTGACGATTATACCTACCCGCAAACCAGAAGCCAGCAGTTTGAAATCATCTGTGGAGCTCTGCTTACGCAAAACACTAGCTGGATACAGGTCGAAAAGGCTCTTCTGAACCTTAAAGATCTCCTCAGCCTTCAGCAGATATACTCCTTTTCCCCTGAAGCAGTTCTCTCCCTTGATCAGGAAATCTTAAAAGAAGCTATCAGGCCTGCAGGCTATTACAACCAGAAAGCAGTACGTCTGAAAAATCTTGCCTGCTGGTTTTCGGAACTAGGAGCTCGAATTCCTGCACGTACAGAGCTCCTTTCTTTAAAAGGGGTTGGCCCTGAGACTGCCGATTCGATCCTGCTCTATGCCTTTAAACAGACTTCTTTTGTTGTTGATGCCTATACTAAAAGAATAGTAATAAACCTGGGCCTTGCTGATGAGAAGGCAAGTTATAATGAAATCAAAGCCCTGTTTGAAGAAAACTTGCCTGAAGATCTGATTGTATACCAGGAGTATCATGCCCTGCTCGTGGAGCACGCAAAGAGATATTATCAGAAAAAAAGCACTCAGATTAACGATGTTATGCTAGAGAATATATTATAG
- a CDS encoding site-2 protease family protein → MQSSLKIGNIMDIPIKLDTSFLLALPISAYFFAINSQPYGFAGIEPTAVRYALSTLSAIFLFVSVLLHELAHSYLAKRYGANIDSITLLLFGGVASMEIPQKPEQEAKIAFAGPLTSLIIGIICLFTYNYVISSDSAFAQNSIYLIIWVLGSMNLLLGVFNLLPAFPMDGGRILRSFLARKMSYVKATHNAASIGKFIAILMAIYGIYTGGLWFLLIAFYIYGSASNEDRFYSESDRSV, encoded by the coding sequence ATGCAGTCATCTTTGAAAATCGGGAATATAATGGACATACCTATCAAACTGGACACATCCTTTCTTCTGGCACTTCCGATATCTGCTTATTTTTTCGCGATCAATTCACAGCCATATGGTTTTGCAGGAATTGAGCCAACAGCAGTTAGATATGCTCTTTCTACTCTTTCTGCCATCTTCCTTTTTGTCTCAGTACTTTTACATGAGCTGGCACATTCCTATCTTGCAAAGCGTTATGGAGCAAACATTGACAGCATCACTCTTCTCCTCTTTGGAGGTGTTGCCTCTATGGAAATCCCACAGAAACCCGAACAAGAAGCAAAGATAGCTTTCGCAGGACCTTTAACGAGCCTTATAATTGGTATTATCTGTCTGTTCACATACAATTACGTGATATCCTCTGACTCTGCGTTTGCTCAAAACTCCATATATCTTATTATCTGGGTTCTCGGATCAATGAACTTACTGCTTGGAGTCTTTAATTTACTACCTGCTTTTCCTATGGATGGTGGCAGGATACTTCGTTCATTTCTTGCCAGGAAAATGTCTTACGTAAAGGCTACTCATAATGCAGCTTCAATTGGAAAATTTATTGCTATTCTCATGGCAATTTATGGAATTTATACAGGTGGTCTATGGTTTCTCCTGATCGCTTTTTATATTTATGGCAGCGCATCTAATGAAGATCGATTTTACTCAGAATCAGATAGATCTGTATGA
- a CDS encoding uracil-DNA glycosylase family protein has protein sequence MRPADCTECKEFYCSEVHKSGYLVPALDIDAKKIKVLMVSEAPPENPKDYFYAPGEPFYLKTTLQAFRDAGMSVDSIQQILDLGFYLTTAIKCPKTQYGVSAATIKNCSLILEKELLLFPNIEVYMLMGDVAIKAFNYISKSQTGKNTIPTGSTYKIRKNEFYYQGRRVFPSYVQTGQNYLIEKSKREMIAEDLAEAIKLIG, from the coding sequence ATGAGGCCTGCCGATTGTACTGAATGCAAGGAATTTTACTGTTCCGAAGTCCACAAAAGTGGGTATCTTGTGCCTGCTTTGGACATAGACGCCAAAAAGATAAAAGTGCTTATGGTTTCCGAAGCCCCTCCTGAAAATCCGAAAGATTACTTTTATGCTCCTGGAGAGCCGTTTTACTTGAAAACGACATTGCAGGCTTTCCGTGACGCAGGTATGTCGGTAGATAGTATACAGCAGATTCTTGATCTGGGTTTTTATCTTACAACTGCGATTAAATGTCCAAAGACACAGTACGGAGTCTCGGCTGCAACAATCAAAAATTGCTCCCTGATTCTAGAAAAAGAACTTCTCCTGTTTCCCAATATTGAGGTTTATATGTTAATGGGAGACGTTGCGATAAAGGCCTTCAACTATATCAGCAAGAGTCAGACCGGCAAAAACACAATTCCTACCGGTTCAACATACAAAATTCGAAAAAATGAATTTTACTATCAGGGCAGACGAGTTTTTCCCTCATATGTGCAGACAGGACAGAATTACCTGATCGAGAAATCAAAAAGGGAAATGATTGCCGAAGATCTGGCTGAGGCAATAAAACTGATAGGGTAA
- a CDS encoding DUF2173 family protein: MDGQECNLSLDELLKFDGVMAAGIFSPEGKLVEYKSRDAMPKEMAEMTAKFCGTVNMMFDALASAYTQLYKMNWVPQQNWMYSGGDWTVMISGTRGVFVEKSKADLKKLFTALGMC, encoded by the coding sequence ATGGATGGACAGGAATGCAATTTGTCGTTAGATGAACTTTTGAAGTTTGATGGGGTAATGGCAGCCGGAATTTTCAGTCCAGAAGGAAAGCTTGTGGAGTATAAGTCAAGGGATGCAATGCCAAAAGAAATGGCTGAGATGACTGCCAAGTTCTGTGGAACGGTGAATATGATGTTTGATGCTCTTGCAAGTGCTTATACGCAGCTTTACAAGATGAACTGGGTACCTCAGCAAAACTGGATGTACAGTGGCGGTGATTGGACAGTCATGATTTCGGGAACAAGAGGAGTTTTTGTTGAGAAATCAAAAGCAGATTTAAAGAAACTTTTTACGGCTTTGGGAATGTGTTAA
- a CDS encoding class I SAM-dependent methyltransferase, whose protein sequence is MSAYTNKVELIAMDPKQKLIKNWTDSSSNYSNLIKVELNCFKKKAWTDIILENAGKNDKMDILDVGTGPGFFAIIMSQAGHRVTAIDCTEAMVNEAKANAENAGITADFRVSDGQDLEFEDESFDLIISRNVTWTLIDAPRAYREWKRVLKFDGKILIFDANWNLRLFDEAAMKKYEEDQKEYEKLFGEAPPSYTADMIDYRKSMPMCQRRRPQWDFNTLIELGYKKISCDMDIGDRVYNEKERVKYHSSPMFMLVIEK, encoded by the coding sequence GTGTCTGCTTATACAAATAAAGTAGAGTTGATAGCGATGGACCCGAAACAAAAACTGATTAAGAATTGGACGGATAGTTCCAGTAACTACAGCAATTTAATAAAAGTGGAGTTAAACTGCTTTAAAAAAAAGGCCTGGACGGATATCATCCTTGAAAATGCCGGGAAAAATGACAAAATGGATATTCTTGACGTGGGCACTGGCCCGGGTTTTTTTGCCATTATCATGTCTCAAGCAGGACATCGAGTGACTGCCATTGATTGTACCGAGGCTATGGTCAATGAAGCAAAAGCAAACGCGGAAAACGCAGGCATCACAGCCGACTTTCGTGTATCCGACGGACAGGATCTGGAGTTTGAGGACGAAAGCTTTGACCTTATAATCAGTAGAAACGTCACCTGGACTCTAATCGATGCCCCAAGAGCATACCGTGAATGGAAAAGAGTTTTGAAGTTTGACGGCAAAATTCTCATTTTTGATGCCAACTGGAACTTAAGATTATTCGATGAAGCAGCCATGAAGAAATATGAAGAGGACCAAAAAGAGTACGAAAAATTGTTTGGTGAAGCTCCTCCTTCCTACACTGCTGACATGATTGATTACAGAAAAAGCATGCCTATGTGCCAAAGACGCAGGCCCCAGTGGGATTTCAACACTTTGATAGAGCTTGGTTATAAAAAGATTTCCTGCGACATGGATATTGGAGACCGAGTTTATAATGAAAAGGAAAGGGTGAAATATCATTCCAGTCCCATGTTTATGCTGGTCATAGAAAAGTAG
- a CDS encoding nickel ABC transporter substrate-binding protein has product MKNKSLLIMLALLICASLILTAVSKNNSSENDLEKSKAKEVVVAIYRDGAMDELDAATYNGPHFLYKMIYEGFVEDGGNGTILPQLATSWKISPDGKTYIFNLRKGVKFSDGTDFNADAVIFNLKRWVNNDRHSILTAVNVESMEAVDNYTVKIVFKNGAYPILTELTYPRPVRFLSPSSITKASGDNTGNFTKPVGTGPWMLESYVKDQEFSLVPNPYYWGEKPKVDRIIFKVIPDGQARVLALQSGEVDILGGDLIGKIPMESFLELKNSSSFKTFTKRTMCSHFIAFNQNVEAFQDKNVRLAMNYAINKKSIAENLFNNVGLEANGLYQTGVPYTTRENNYGFSNDKEKAKQLLEAAGYVDTDGDGIREKNGKKLEFNFVLSTEEFPEWKQLAEFVQSEYSSVGIKVNLNILDKNGYEDATMNTKAFDIALMRTSSDSWVPHGSLLEMFSILSTSNAAKVWYDEGLYNNITRALNSIDETERQKNYDTVFKFISEEALTVPLYYPVTSFAVNTDKIEGFEIGVNNYAPIEWQKLGVKQ; this is encoded by the coding sequence ATGAAGAATAAGTCTTTATTAATCATGCTTGCACTGTTAATTTGTGCTTCATTGATCCTTACGGCTGTCAGCAAAAACAATTCTTCGGAAAACGATCTTGAAAAGTCGAAGGCAAAGGAAGTTGTCGTGGCGATCTATCGTGACGGGGCTATGGATGAATTGGATGCAGCAACCTATAATGGTCCCCATTTTCTATACAAGATGATCTATGAGGGTTTTGTGGAAGACGGAGGAAATGGAACGATTCTTCCCCAGCTTGCTACAAGCTGGAAAATTTCACCGGATGGAAAAACATATATCTTTAATCTTCGCAAAGGGGTAAAATTTTCAGATGGTACTGACTTCAACGCCGATGCTGTGATCTTTAATCTGAAAAGATGGGTTAACAATGATCGCCATTCCATCCTGACAGCGGTTAATGTAGAGAGCATGGAGGCAGTTGATAACTATACGGTAAAAATTGTGTTTAAAAACGGAGCTTATCCTATTTTGACGGAATTGACCTACCCGAGACCAGTTCGATTTTTAAGTCCTTCTTCCATCACGAAGGCTTCGGGAGATAATACGGGTAATTTCACAAAACCCGTCGGTACCGGGCCGTGGATGCTGGAATCCTATGTAAAAGATCAGGAGTTTTCCCTTGTACCAAACCCATATTACTGGGGTGAAAAACCCAAGGTGGACCGCATTATATTCAAGGTTATACCGGATGGACAAGCAAGAGTTTTAGCGCTTCAAAGCGGCGAAGTGGATATTCTGGGTGGAGACCTGATAGGAAAAATCCCCATGGAGAGCTTTTTAGAGCTGAAAAACTCCAGTTCCTTTAAAACATTTACAAAAAGAACCATGTGTTCTCATTTTATTGCCTTTAACCAGAATGTAGAGGCATTTCAAGACAAAAATGTCCGTTTGGCCATGAACTATGCCATCAACAAAAAAAGCATTGCGGAAAATCTGTTCAACAACGTTGGCTTAGAAGCCAATGGTTTGTATCAAACAGGTGTCCCTTATACTACGCGGGAAAATAACTATGGCTTTTCCAATGATAAGGAAAAAGCAAAGCAATTACTGGAAGCAGCCGGATACGTCGATACAGACGGTGATGGTATTCGTGAAAAGAATGGAAAAAAGCTGGAGTTTAACTTTGTGTTATCAACAGAAGAATTCCCCGAATGGAAGCAACTGGCAGAGTTTGTGCAATCTGAATATTCTTCCGTGGGTATCAAAGTAAATCTTAATATTCTGGATAAAAACGGATATGAAGACGCCACGATGAATACAAAAGCATTTGACATCGCTTTGATGAGAACATCTTCGGATTCATGGGTGCCCCATGGTTCATTGCTTGAGATGTTTTCGATTCTTTCTACCAGCAACGCCGCAAAGGTGTGGTATGATGAAGGGCTCTACAATAATATTACCAGAGCATTAAACAGCATTGATGAAACTGAAAGGCAAAAGAACTACGATACGGTATTCAAATTTATTAGTGAAGAAGCCCTCACCGTCCCCTTATATTACCCTGTTACTTCCTTTGCTGTCAACACAGACAAAATAGAAGGATTCGAAATCGGTGTGAATAACTACGCGCCTATAGAATGGCAAAAACTCGGTGTAAAACAATAA
- a CDS encoding ABC transporter ATP-binding protein, with translation MNLVEIKGVYKCYHKKAKPKEYAVYKVNLNIKKGEILGLVGESGCGKSSLAKMILKLEQPTKGKILFNEQDITDYSFSQMRKIRNRMQMVFQDSTNAFNPYYTVEQIISEPLNNYSNESEKEKEKKIVSMLEKVGLNKTYLTRYSHEMSGGQRQRIGIARALILHPEFVVCDEAVSSIDYALKKQILNLLTDLKQQFGLTYLFISHDIAAVNKICDRVVVMYLGNIVEVISNINENVQHPYTKALLAATLFPDPKKRRKNTVLFREGEEIKVPEKGCVFQNRCFYAQNICKTKQPDLMTQKDGHEVACHLYHHC, from the coding sequence GTGAATTTAGTCGAAATAAAAGGCGTTTATAAATGCTATCACAAAAAAGCGAAACCAAAGGAGTATGCCGTATATAAAGTGAACTTAAACATTAAAAAAGGTGAAATTCTGGGCCTGGTAGGCGAATCCGGCTGTGGTAAAAGTAGTTTGGCAAAAATGATTTTAAAGCTGGAACAACCAACTAAAGGAAAAATTCTTTTTAATGAGCAGGATATCACAGATTACTCATTTTCTCAAATGCGGAAAATCAGAAACAGAATGCAGATGGTTTTTCAGGATAGTACCAATGCTTTTAACCCGTATTATACGGTAGAGCAGATCATCAGTGAACCCCTGAACAATTATAGCAACGAATCCGAAAAAGAAAAAGAAAAGAAAATTGTTTCCATGCTGGAGAAAGTGGGGCTAAACAAAACATACCTGACCAGATACAGTCATGAAATGTCTGGCGGTCAGAGGCAAAGGATCGGAATCGCCAGGGCCTTGATCCTGCATCCGGAATTTGTCGTCTGCGACGAAGCAGTTTCCAGCATTGACTATGCCTTGAAAAAACAGATTTTAAACCTTCTGACTGACTTGAAGCAGCAGTTTGGTCTAACCTATTTATTTATTTCTCATGATATAGCCGCAGTCAACAAGATCTGTGATCGAGTTGTCGTTATGTACTTGGGAAATATTGTGGAAGTTATCTCCAATATCAATGAAAATGTACAGCATCCTTATACCAAAGCCCTTCTTGCAGCAACTCTTTTCCCAGATCCAAAAAAAAGAAGAAAAAATACGGTGCTGTTTAGAGAAGGAGAAGAAATAAAAGTACCTGAGAAAGGATGTGTTTTTCAAAATCGCTGTTTTTATGCACAAAATATTTGCAAAACCAAGCAACCAGACCTAATGACGCAAAAAGACGGACATGAAGTTGCCTGTCATCTTTATCATCATTGCTAA
- a CDS encoding ABC transporter ATP-binding protein: MAEKPVLSVINLKTYFYLEKQVVKAVDGVSLDVYKGRITALIGGSGSGKSVMSLSIFNLVDKPGKIIDGEIWLNGVNLRKLSEKQLLKVRGKEISMIFQNPTSSLNPVLKVKEHLAEVIQTHNNEIVKKEALSMFRDVLFRVGLKNTDQILESYPFELSGGMCQRVMVAMGLLAHAHVLIADEPTSSLDLTTQAAILEELMRLKNEGLAVVLITHDLGVVAQMADDVYVIKDGKIVDSGTVYEVFQSPKHAYTKSLLDAVF; encoded by the coding sequence ATGGCTGAAAAGCCGGTTCTATCCGTCATCAACCTAAAAACCTACTTTTATCTAGAAAAACAGGTAGTGAAAGCTGTAGACGGAGTCAGCTTGGATGTGTATAAAGGTAGAATTACCGCGCTCATAGGTGGTTCAGGAAGTGGAAAGTCGGTAATGTCATTATCCATCTTTAATTTGGTGGATAAGCCGGGAAAGATTATCGATGGAGAAATATGGCTAAATGGGGTAAATCTCAGAAAACTGAGTGAAAAACAGCTTTTAAAAGTAAGAGGCAAAGAAATTTCGATGATATTTCAAAATCCGACCAGCTCCCTGAATCCTGTGTTAAAGGTAAAAGAACATCTTGCCGAGGTAATCCAAACCCATAATAATGAGATTGTGAAGAAAGAGGCGCTTAGCATGTTCAGAGACGTGCTTTTTCGTGTTGGATTGAAAAATACGGATCAGATTCTTGAAAGTTATCCTTTTGAACTCAGTGGAGGCATGTGCCAGAGGGTGATGGTTGCCATGGGATTACTGGCACATGCTCATGTGCTGATCGCAGACGAACCTACCTCGTCTCTGGATTTAACAACCCAAGCCGCTATACTGGAAGAACTCATGCGCTTAAAAAACGAAGGGTTGGCTGTTGTCCTGATCACCCATGATCTGGGAGTTGTTGCGCAAATGGCAGATGACGTTTACGTAATAAAAGACGGCAAAATTGTTGACAGTGGGACCGTTTATGAGGTGTTCCAATCACCAAAGCACGCATATACAAAATCCCTGCTGGATGCAGTTTTTTAA
- a CDS encoding ABC transporter permease: protein MAIILKRNVLLKLKKQKLAILGFTIIIIFVFAGVFAPVVAPHNPYAVDLTKKLLKPCIEFPLGTDQLGRCILSRLIYGIRTSLVTAIVATVLILTLGVPLGMIAGYMGGWLDNFIMRLADIASTFPSTLLALAVVGVWGPSIVNIMLVFVVLWWAPFARIVRSMVIKLKEKEFVLAAVASGSSRTSILLKHISLNALSPIIVLATLRIAAVIMHVAGFSFIGLGAQPPMADWGVMLSDSRQYLTSQPLLLLWPGLTITLAVLAFNLFGEGLNDVLILSSGDVSVVNGGDGKNG, encoded by the coding sequence ATGGCCATCATTTTGAAAAGAAACGTGCTATTGAAATTAAAAAAACAAAAATTAGCCATACTGGGATTTACCATCATCATAATTTTTGTGTTTGCAGGTGTTTTTGCCCCAGTCGTGGCTCCCCACAATCCTTATGCGGTGGATCTCACAAAAAAATTACTCAAGCCCTGTATAGAATTCCCCCTGGGCACGGACCAGCTGGGCAGATGTATCCTGTCAAGATTGATTTACGGAATTAGGACCAGCCTTGTAACGGCAATTGTTGCTACTGTCCTTATACTGACACTGGGAGTTCCTCTCGGTATGATTGCCGGTTATATGGGCGGATGGCTTGATAATTTCATCATGCGTCTGGCGGATATTGCATCAACCTTTCCCTCAACTCTTTTGGCCTTGGCAGTTGTGGGCGTATGGGGGCCCAGCATCGTAAATATTATGCTTGTGTTCGTGGTACTTTGGTGGGCTCCTTTTGCAAGAATTGTCCGCAGCATGGTGATCAAGCTGAAAGAAAAAGAGTTCGTACTGGCAGCCGTTGCTTCGGGAAGCAGTAGGACGTCAATTCTTTTAAAGCATATATCCTTGAATGCGCTTTCTCCCATCATCGTACTGGCTACCCTGAGAATAGCAGCCGTGATTATGCATGTGGCCGGCTTTTCCTTCATTGGACTTGGCGCACAGCCCCCAATGGCAGATTGGGGAGTCATGCTGAGCGATAGCAGACAGTATTTGACCTCACAACCGTTATTGTTGCTTTGGCCCGGATTAACCATAACGCTTGCCGTGCTTGCCTTCAATTTGTTTGGGGAAGGGTTAAATGATGTCCTTATTCTTTCTTCCGGCGATGTGTCTGTAGTAAATGGGGGTGATGGGAAAAATGGCTGA
- the nikB gene encoding nickel ABC transporter permease — MKKLKIVLKRLLQIIPMLLIVTILAFALSNMSSGDVTEITIRSQGLEVTEKNIAAVKEDLGLNEPLDIQYINWLKKATELDFGISFQTKKPVSDEILSRFPATLELAIAATIISVLFAIPIALASARYKDSFIDHFFRIFSTAGAAMPDFWLGLILLYLFAVKLDLVPVISGSKLQNIFLPAFTLSVNYGATYIRILRNNLIEISNYDFMKAARARGLSQNAVLMKHGLKNAVLPCITLIGVNFGKLLAGQFAVETIFSWNGIGKFAVDSIKLKDLPVIQGYIVIVAVTFIVINLLLDILYLYIDPKIQLE; from the coding sequence ATGAAAAAGCTTAAAATCGTTTTAAAAAGGTTGCTTCAAATAATTCCTATGCTATTAATTGTAACAATTTTAGCGTTTGCCTTAAGCAATATGTCATCGGGGGACGTGACCGAGATAACCATTCGCAGCCAAGGGTTGGAGGTTACCGAAAAAAACATTGCAGCAGTCAAGGAAGATTTAGGGTTAAATGAACCCCTTGATATTCAGTATATTAACTGGTTGAAAAAAGCAACTGAGCTTGATTTTGGGATATCCTTTCAAACAAAAAAACCAGTTTCCGATGAAATACTATCCAGATTTCCAGCGACCCTTGAACTGGCAATTGCAGCAACAATAATATCTGTTCTTTTCGCCATTCCTATTGCTCTGGCTTCTGCCAGATACAAGGATTCGTTTATTGACCATTTTTTTAGAATTTTCTCTACCGCAGGTGCAGCCATGCCGGATTTCTGGCTTGGCCTTATACTATTATATCTTTTTGCCGTAAAGTTAGATCTTGTACCTGTTATTTCCGGCAGCAAATTACAAAATATTTTTCTGCCCGCATTTACCCTGAGTGTAAACTACGGAGCTACGTACATAAGAATTTTGAGAAACAATCTCATAGAAATCAGTAATTATGACTTTATGAAAGCGGCAAGAGCAAGAGGTCTTAGCCAAAATGCCGTATTGATGAAGCATGGATTAAAAAATGCCGTGCTTCCCTGTATTACCCTGATCGGGGTGAACTTCGGCAAGCTTTTAGCGGGTCAGTTTGCTGTGGAGACCATTTTTTCCTGGAACGGCATAGGGAAATTTGCTGTGGATAGTATTAAGCTCAAGGATTTGCCCGTTATTCAAGGATATATCGTGATTGTCGCGGTAACCTTTATTGTCATCAATCTTTTACTGGACATTTTGTACCTTTATATAGACCCCAAAATACAGCTTGAGTAA
- a CDS encoding M23 family metallopeptidase, which translates to MRIWPLNIKVQENTTPEKVDIDNASLKKTQVPQKGEAGSFWENRGDRYHCGVDLYAPENTEVVSVERGIVAETGLMTSPEILPYWNPTYYVIIEQSRGLFCKYGELAGFTVKKGDEIEPGDLIGRVGMVLNSKKIDGFCPLYIQKLKNKNPSMLHFEVWENEPVVTHRNYLGGNWFAEEIPENLIDPTGYLERLDPYKSIVP; encoded by the coding sequence ATGAGAATCTGGCCTCTAAACATAAAGGTTCAGGAAAACACAACGCCGGAAAAAGTAGACATTGATAATGCGAGCCTCAAGAAAACTCAGGTTCCTCAAAAAGGAGAAGCCGGTTCCTTCTGGGAAAATAGAGGCGACCGATATCATTGCGGAGTTGACCTGTATGCCCCTGAAAATACGGAAGTCGTTTCAGTTGAAAGAGGAATAGTCGCAGAAACCGGTCTGATGACTTCGCCTGAAATACTGCCTTACTGGAACCCGACTTACTATGTAATTATCGAACAGAGTAGGGGACTGTTTTGTAAATATGGAGAACTTGCAGGCTTCACCGTGAAAAAAGGAGATGAAATTGAGCCAGGAGATTTGATAGGTCGGGTTGGAATGGTTCTGAACTCCAAGAAAATCGATGGTTTCTGCCCGCTTTATATCCAGAAACTAAAAAACAAAAACCCAAGCATGCTCCATTTTGAAGTCTGGGAGAATGAACCCGTTGTCACTCACAGGAACTATCTCGGAGGAAACTGGTTTGCCGAAGAAATACCTGAAAACCTGATTGATCCTACCGGATACCTTGAAAGATTAGATCCATATAAATCCATCGTACCATAA
- a CDS encoding DUF72 domain-containing protein produces MEAFVGTSGWYYDWNKKKNLDWFIQNSGLNSVELNASFYRFPSPEQIEGWNRKGTGIRWSIKVHRSITHWRQLSESSLEILENFLELFEPMDHLIDFYLFQVPPKFDDVERALRFAEAAKLGKKFALEIRNKELLGNDKVYSELVGKLTLVSVDSPDYRNRIFPGENVYMRMHGRNSWYSYDYSQEEISETLRKILSFEPEKTYIYFNNDHNMLDNARKALEISSGL; encoded by the coding sequence ATGGAGGCATTTGTAGGCACAAGCGGCTGGTATTATGACTGGAACAAGAAGAAAAACCTTGATTGGTTTATCCAGAACTCCGGGCTGAACAGTGTTGAACTTAATGCAAGTTTTTACAGGTTTCCTTCACCTGAGCAGATTGAAGGCTGGAACAGGAAGGGAACAGGAATTAGATGGAGTATAAAGGTTCACAGATCCATAACCCACTGGCGACAACTCAGTGAAAGTTCCCTGGAAATCCTGGAGAATTTCCTTGAGCTTTTCGAGCCCATGGACCATCTCATTGATTTTTATCTTTTTCAGGTTCCTCCAAAGTTTGATGATGTCGAAAGGGCGCTCAGATTTGCAGAAGCCGCAAAACTTGGGAAAAAGTTTGCCCTGGAGATAAGGAATAAAGAACTTCTAGGAAATGACAAGGTATATTCAGAGCTTGTTGGAAAATTAACCTTGGTGTCCGTAGACTCGCCTGACTACAGGAACCGCATCTTTCCCGGAGAAAACGTGTATATGAGAATGCATGGGAGAAATAGCTGGTACAGTTACGATTATTCTCAGGAAGAAATTAGCGAAACTCTCAGAAAAATTCTTTCATTCGAACCTGAAAAGACCTACATTTATTTCAATAACGACCATAATATGCTGGATAACGCAAGAAAGGCACTGGAAATCTCTTCAGGTTTGTAA